The Rhizobium leguminosarum genome includes a region encoding these proteins:
- a CDS encoding TfuA-like protein, protein MKLIFAGPSLPDAASLAGEGIRVLPPATQGDVLAAVEQGANVIGLIDGGFEYAAPVWHKEILHALSLGVAVLGAASMGALRAAECHSFGMIGIGRIFEDYRTGRLVDDAAVALTHAPSALGSKPLTVPLVNVSATLDAMEDRGLLESRLRQRLEEAASAIFFKKRTWRAVVEQCAGLAEPDRAGLLAALLSNAVDQKRIDALELLKVVQDVHDIRSTADLPWKLNDTSFPTRPAL, encoded by the coding sequence TTGAAGCTCATTTTCGCAGGTCCCAGTCTTCCCGATGCGGCATCGCTTGCCGGTGAGGGGATACGCGTCTTGCCGCCTGCCACGCAAGGCGATGTCCTGGCGGCGGTGGAGCAGGGTGCCAATGTCATCGGCCTGATCGACGGCGGCTTCGAATATGCCGCACCGGTCTGGCACAAGGAAATTCTCCATGCTCTGTCGCTCGGCGTCGCGGTTCTCGGGGCGGCAAGCATGGGCGCGTTGCGCGCTGCCGAATGCCATTCATTCGGCATGATCGGGATCGGGCGCATTTTCGAAGACTATCGCACCGGCCGGCTGGTCGACGATGCCGCCGTCGCGCTCACGCACGCGCCGAGCGCTCTCGGCAGCAAGCCGCTGACGGTACCGCTCGTCAATGTCAGCGCAACGCTCGATGCGATGGAGGATCGCGGGCTGCTGGAAAGTCGGTTGCGCCAACGGCTCGAAGAAGCCGCAAGCGCGATATTCTTCAAGAAGCGAACCTGGCGGGCGGTCGTCGAGCAATGTGCTGGGCTGGCCGAGCCGGATCGTGCGGGCCTGCTGGCGGCACTTCTGTCGAACGCCGTCGATCAAAAACGCATCGATGCCCTGGAATTATTGAAAGTGGTGCAGGACGTCCACGACATTCGCTCGACTGCCGATCTGCCCTGGAAACTGAACGACACCTCATTCCCCACGCGCCCTGCATTGTGA
- a CDS encoding peptide antibiotic resistance protein — protein MLHLQTFGDLRLIETNGDPVRYPIKGLLMMAHLYAGASHELSRYELAQFLWNDVEPELARLNLRKLLSRIRETDGGRAEMPFDFTATTVRLNTQAVSSDLDIFRAGGSPLERLNAIAELTQRGFIGNIKPATKLIDAWIRAQRDAQALHLRQALLDALPDAQKPGAARSISGAALQILERDPNDEQVRALLHRLSGGSSLSERLPNGDGHARVQVKRFEVGGETTADIERVSQAPLILPRLVLLPPTSKHADAGLALANALIEDVTIELCALRNISIVAPHTAGQIRRDSEKAAVVARHSIAYLLDTRLSEEGLFAQLVYFPTDEIIWANRFTMTPDILPRQRRLIAQQLTMSVARELAENEEERLRFEANPEAYHAYLVGSSLMSKLTLPHIRRARKAFKQSLSHKADFSPSFTGLARTFTSEWLVTAQGNNELLHLAEQNALRAIERDPASAAGHRELGVTKLYLGDVDASVAALDLAEQLSPHFADVIYSHADTLVHASRPGDALAKIRRAISLNPIAPDAYLWCAAGASFFLEQYEEAIAYVEAMKDKAPAHRLAAASCAMIGDRKRALFHRQRAESINPVFDVEKWLAIVPIKEQWQKELYREGLLRAGF, from the coding sequence CGAGCTGGCGCGGCTCAATCTGCGCAAACTGCTTTCCCGCATCCGCGAGACAGACGGCGGACGCGCCGAAATGCCCTTCGATTTCACCGCCACCACGGTTCGCCTCAACACGCAGGCGGTTTCCAGCGATCTCGATATTTTTCGCGCCGGCGGTTCGCCGCTGGAGCGGCTGAACGCGATCGCCGAACTGACCCAGCGTGGGTTCATCGGAAATATCAAACCAGCGACAAAGCTGATAGACGCCTGGATCAGGGCGCAACGGGACGCTCAGGCGCTGCATTTGCGGCAGGCATTGCTGGATGCGTTGCCGGATGCGCAAAAGCCCGGCGCTGCGCGCTCCATTTCCGGCGCCGCCCTGCAGATCCTCGAACGGGATCCGAATGACGAGCAGGTGAGAGCCTTGCTGCACCGGCTATCCGGCGGTTCGTCCCTCAGCGAGAGATTGCCGAACGGCGACGGCCATGCCAGGGTGCAGGTGAAGCGTTTCGAGGTCGGCGGTGAGACAACTGCCGACATCGAACGCGTATCGCAGGCGCCGCTGATCCTACCTCGGCTGGTGCTGCTTCCCCCGACATCGAAACATGCCGATGCCGGGCTTGCGCTTGCCAACGCCCTGATCGAGGACGTCACGATCGAACTCTGCGCGCTCAGAAACATTTCCATCGTAGCGCCCCATACGGCCGGCCAGATCCGTCGCGACTCCGAGAAGGCTGCCGTGGTCGCCCGTCACTCGATCGCCTATCTTCTGGATACACGGCTTTCCGAAGAGGGATTGTTTGCCCAGCTGGTTTATTTTCCCACGGACGAGATCATCTGGGCCAATCGCTTTACGATGACGCCCGATATATTGCCGCGTCAGAGACGGCTGATTGCGCAGCAGTTGACCATGTCTGTCGCCCGCGAGCTGGCTGAAAACGAGGAAGAGCGCTTACGCTTCGAAGCCAATCCTGAGGCCTATCACGCCTATCTGGTCGGCTCGAGCCTGATGAGCAAATTGACATTGCCGCATATCCGCCGGGCCCGAAAAGCTTTCAAGCAGTCGCTGTCGCATAAGGCGGATTTCTCTCCGTCATTTACCGGGCTGGCGAGGACCTTCACCAGCGAGTGGCTCGTGACGGCGCAGGGAAACAATGAGCTGCTGCATCTGGCGGAGCAGAACGCGCTTCGGGCCATCGAGCGGGATCCGGCATCGGCGGCGGGCCATCGCGAGCTTGGTGTCACCAAACTCTATCTCGGCGATGTCGATGCCAGTGTCGCCGCACTTGATCTGGCCGAACAACTCAGCCCGCATTTTGCCGATGTCATCTACAGCCATGCCGACACGCTCGTGCATGCATCCCGCCCCGGCGACGCGCTCGCCAAGATCAGAAGAGCGATTTCGCTCAATCCGATCGCGCCTGATGCCTATCTCTGGTGTGCTGCGGGAGCGAGCTTCTTCCTGGAACAGTACGAGGAGGCCATCGCCTATGTCGAGGCGATGAAAGACAAAGCGCCGGCTCACCGCCTCGCGGCGGCCAGTTGCGCAATGATCGGCGATCGAAAACGGGCGCTATTCCATCGGCAGCGCGCCGAAAGCATCAACCCGGTGTTCGACGTCGAGAAGTGGCTCGCCATTGTTCCCATCAAGGAACAGTGGCAAAAAGAGCTTTATCGGGAGGGCCTGTTGAGGGCTGGTTTTTAA
- a CDS encoding glycosyltransferase family 2 protein yields MTGATAPLITVVIPAYNAEKTLAETLQSVSSQSYDKLEILVVDDGSRDNTFDLASDYSLTDRRVRVLRQENGGVARARNHGIEDARGLYIAPVDADDLWHPRKIELQLEALGKFPNGRGVAYNWYAAIDENGIIFGHSRPVLHQGTIFEPLLRENFIGNGSTPLMPRADILRCGGYDAGLRDSGAEGCEDLKLYLALAETLPFALVPDFLTGYRFTKGNMSSNAYRMLKSHALVMAPFIARYPHFERDIRTAEFNTASWYFKKAFLDDDYAQLKKLAPMMVSKYPSRLVVHGMQQGWRLVKRHGMRIARRALGKPPARPKIRFAAVIPQAGTAFRDRYAGMPAREAPSPIAQRMVDNE; encoded by the coding sequence ATGACCGGCGCAACGGCCCCTCTCATCACCGTCGTCATACCGGCCTACAACGCCGAGAAGACGCTTGCCGAAACATTGCAAAGCGTCTCCAGCCAGTCCTATGACAAGCTCGAAATTCTTGTGGTCGACGACGGGTCGCGGGATAATACCTTCGATCTTGCGAGCGACTACAGCCTGACCGATCGCCGTGTCCGTGTTCTCCGCCAGGAGAATGGTGGGGTTGCGCGCGCGCGCAACCACGGCATCGAGGACGCACGCGGCCTTTATATAGCCCCCGTCGATGCCGATGATTTATGGCACCCTCGGAAAATCGAGCTCCAGCTCGAGGCACTAGGGAAATTTCCGAACGGACGTGGGGTCGCCTACAATTGGTATGCGGCGATCGACGAAAACGGCATCATTTTCGGTCATTCGCGGCCGGTCCTGCATCAGGGGACTATCTTCGAACCTCTGTTGCGGGAAAATTTCATCGGCAATGGCAGCACACCCTTGATGCCGCGGGCGGACATTCTTCGCTGCGGCGGCTATGACGCTGGCCTGCGTGACAGCGGGGCCGAGGGATGTGAGGATCTGAAACTTTATCTGGCCTTGGCCGAGACGCTGCCCTTCGCACTGGTCCCCGATTTTCTGACTGGTTATCGCTTCACCAAGGGAAACATGTCCAGCAACGCCTATCGGATGCTGAAGTCCCACGCCTTGGTGATGGCGCCGTTCATCGCCCGCTATCCACATTTTGAGCGTGATATCCGGACGGCTGAATTCAACACCGCTTCCTGGTATTTCAAAAAGGCGTTTCTCGACGACGATTATGCGCAGCTCAAAAAGCTGGCGCCGATGATGGTGAGCAAATACCCCTCACGCCTCGTCGTCCATGGCATGCAGCAGGGATGGCGGCTGGTAAAACGCCACGGCATGCGGATAGCGAGGCGCGCCCTGGGCAAGCCTCCGGCCCGACCCAAAATCCGCTTCGCCGCGGTCATCCCGCAAGCCGGAACAGCTTTCCGCGATCGATACGCCGGTATGCCGGCCAGGGAAGCGCCCAGCCCCATCGCTCAGCGGATGGTCGACAATGAATAG
- a CDS encoding ABC transporter ATP-binding protein: MNRFRKPPSAMPARAYNLVVASRFRELLQLVPALRLKMTVMIILGILTGFSEMVGITFLVSLVFLLGQQGPVSGSAVAWLPAFFGGIDLSLSKPVLIGILIGSILFRIFLGCANSLIASAVNHRISDRMRDRLYAKVLTMPFQRFQDYERSDLINVIATESYAVSSAHASLVRLGVNFGTIVIFGVGMLVMAWPIALLALAFGFIHNFTLGFFAGAYRRLGSSALAAVEALTQLSWTTLQTLKAVKSFGLEKRHQQLFETLSNDVGQTWRRSDWMGATTSLLSEILTFGVILTIILSSEFLPVDFKAALSATILLYRLQPHIKGFDSQILSLYEMEASLQNVLALLSEKDDIKQAAQGEKVSRLAEAIVFHNVSFAYERANAPAVHDLSFSIRAGETTAVTGPSGSGKTTILNMILDLNPPTQGRITVDGRDLTTIDRSSWLQLLSVSGQDVELMEGTVLDNIRFRRDISEQDIRWAADVACATEFINDLPYGFDEWLGDEAIRLSGGQRQRIGLARALAGRPQILLLDEATSALDEDTEMRVFSAMKEDAGRTLIVVSHRPAVARLMKNRIDLRPPAPTSKLG, from the coding sequence ATGAATAGGTTTCGAAAGCCGCCTTCCGCTATGCCCGCAAGAGCCTACAACCTGGTCGTTGCGTCTCGGTTTCGCGAGCTTCTGCAACTCGTACCGGCGCTGCGGCTCAAGATGACCGTGATGATCATCCTGGGAATTCTTACCGGCTTCTCGGAAATGGTCGGCATCACCTTTCTGGTCAGCCTCGTCTTCCTTCTCGGGCAGCAAGGTCCCGTTTCCGGCTCCGCCGTCGCCTGGCTTCCGGCGTTTTTCGGCGGCATCGACCTCAGTCTTTCGAAGCCTGTCCTGATCGGCATTCTCATCGGCTCCATCCTGTTCCGGATTTTTTTGGGATGCGCCAATTCGCTCATTGCAAGTGCAGTGAACCACCGGATTAGCGACCGCATGCGAGACCGCCTCTACGCCAAGGTCTTGACCATGCCCTTCCAGCGCTTTCAGGACTATGAGCGCAGCGACCTGATCAACGTCATCGCGACCGAATCCTATGCGGTGTCGTCGGCGCATGCCAGCCTGGTACGCCTGGGCGTGAATTTCGGTACGATTGTGATTTTCGGCGTCGGCATGCTGGTCATGGCCTGGCCGATCGCCTTGCTCGCGCTCGCCTTCGGCTTCATCCATAATTTTACATTGGGTTTCTTTGCCGGTGCCTACCGTCGCCTCGGCTCCTCTGCCCTGGCTGCGGTGGAAGCCTTGACACAGTTGAGCTGGACAACGCTGCAGACATTGAAGGCCGTCAAAAGCTTCGGCCTCGAGAAGCGCCATCAGCAGCTCTTCGAAACGCTTTCCAACGACGTCGGCCAGACCTGGCGCCGGTCGGACTGGATGGGGGCGACGACCTCGCTTCTCAGCGAAATCCTGACCTTCGGGGTCATCCTGACGATCATTCTGTCCTCGGAATTCCTGCCGGTGGATTTCAAGGCGGCGCTCTCGGCCACCATCCTTCTTTACAGGCTTCAGCCGCATATCAAGGGATTTGATTCCCAGATTCTCAGCCTTTACGAGATGGAAGCGTCCCTGCAAAACGTACTGGCGCTGCTTTCAGAGAAGGATGACATCAAGCAGGCCGCGCAAGGGGAGAAGGTAAGCCGCCTGGCGGAAGCAATTGTCTTCCACAACGTCTCGTTCGCCTATGAGCGGGCGAACGCACCGGCGGTTCACGATCTCAGCTTCTCGATCAGGGCAGGCGAGACGACGGCTGTGACGGGGCCAAGCGGCTCCGGCAAAACCACAATCCTCAACATGATTCTCGATCTCAACCCGCCGACCCAAGGCCGGATCACGGTCGACGGCAGGGATCTGACAACCATCGACCGTTCCAGCTGGCTGCAACTGCTCTCCGTGTCGGGCCAGGACGTTGAACTGATGGAGGGCACGGTCCTCGACAACATCCGGTTTCGCCGCGATATCTCGGAGCAGGATATCCGCTGGGCGGCCGATGTGGCCTGCGCAACGGAGTTCATCAACGATCTGCCGTACGGCTTCGATGAATGGCTGGGCGACGAGGCGATCCGGCTTTCGGGCGGACAAAGGCAACGCATAGGCCTGGCGCGCGCGCTCGCCGGCCGGCCTCAGATCCTGCTGTTGGACGAAGCGACGAGCGCGCTCGACGAAGATACCGAGATGCGGGTGTTTTCGGCGATGAAAGAAGACGCCGGCAGAACGCTCATCGTCGTTAGCCATCGGCCCGCTGTCGCCAGGCTGATGAAGAATCGGATCGATCTCCGCCCCCCCGCTCCCACGTCGAAGCTCGGGTGA
- a CDS encoding YcaO-like family protein, which produces MSPRETLSRVEPFLARFGITRVARHTGLDDVGIPVWCAYAPNSRSIVIAQGKGLTDLDAKVSTVMEALERAVAGEPSVDLVHGTSSRLQAMGHKTDALNCLTAVHKPDLGPDEETEWVAGVNILNGEEVYIPFEAVVLDRTRDARYWMSSDGLASGNNVEEAIFHGVLERIERDAHVLWQVGAEADRYAGCTDPCGFEDGALDGLIDKIETSGLALRLFDITSDIGIPCFTAMLGPGDSLLGPRDFHGNRDIRLVEVTGGTGAHPSPVRAAIRAVTEAVQSRLTYISGARDDISPATFSRWLPPLMRQAFDAVAAPPAAAIGRDEAAGYHQQDLPQLLQHVLDALRNRRIASVIAVRLSDDTLPFSVVKIVIPELENPEGERARRFGTRALARAIGF; this is translated from the coding sequence ATGTCGCCGCGGGAAACCCTTTCCCGCGTCGAACCTTTTTTGGCCAGGTTCGGCATCACCAGGGTTGCGCGACATACCGGACTGGACGATGTCGGAATCCCCGTCTGGTGCGCATACGCCCCGAATTCCCGCTCGATCGTGATTGCCCAGGGAAAGGGCCTGACCGATCTCGATGCCAAAGTATCCACTGTCATGGAAGCCCTCGAACGGGCTGTCGCCGGCGAACCCTCCGTCGATCTCGTCCACGGCACCTCTTCCCGTCTGCAGGCAATGGGGCACAAGACCGACGCGCTGAATTGCCTGACCGCTGTCCATAAACCCGATCTCGGACCGGACGAGGAGACGGAATGGGTTGCCGGCGTCAATATCCTCAACGGCGAGGAGGTCTATATCCCCTTTGAAGCGGTGGTGCTCGACCGCACGCGTGACGCGCGATACTGGATGTCGTCGGATGGCCTGGCCTCGGGAAACAATGTCGAGGAGGCGATCTTTCACGGCGTCCTGGAGCGTATCGAGCGTGACGCCCATGTGTTGTGGCAGGTGGGCGCGGAAGCGGATCGTTATGCCGGCTGCACCGATCCCTGCGGCTTTGAGGACGGCGCCCTGGACGGGTTGATCGACAAGATCGAAACCTCGGGATTGGCGCTCAGGCTCTTCGATATCACCAGCGACATCGGGATTCCCTGTTTCACCGCCATGCTGGGTCCTGGGGATTCCCTCCTGGGCCCCCGGGATTTTCACGGCAATAGGGACATTCGCCTCGTCGAGGTGACCGGCGGCACCGGCGCTCATCCGTCTCCCGTGCGCGCCGCCATTCGGGCGGTGACGGAAGCTGTACAATCCCGGCTGACCTATATCAGCGGAGCCAGGGACGATATTTCTCCCGCAACGTTCTCAAGATGGCTGCCGCCGCTGATGCGGCAGGCCTTCGATGCGGTTGCCGCACCGCCCGCCGCTGCCATCGGCCGTGACGAGGCGGCAGGGTATCACCAGCAGGATCTGCCGCAGTTGCTGCAGCATGTGCTCGACGCGCTGAGAAACAGGCGGATTGCTTCGGTGATCGCCGTGCGTCTCAGCGACGACACGCTTCCGTTCAGTGTCGTCAAGATTGTCATTCCCGAGCTCGAAAATCCGGAGGGGGAGCGCGCCCGGCGGTTTGGAACGAGGGCGCTTGCCAGGGCAATAGGGTTTTGA
- a CDS encoding glycosyltransferase family 2 protein, with translation MTEMDMSTMSGIRVAVVIPAYNARDYLAQTLQSVSGQTHKALEIVIVDDGSTDETAAICRHFASSDPRIRIVSTENRGVAAARNTGIEASKSDYIAFLDADDLWHPTYIERMLSALHPLPDTWGAVYALHRLIDPEGYCTRSGSSLNARDTIFTRHLVFRFVGNGSGFMIRRAVIEKIGGYDSSYARQGIGGCEDFDFELRTAEHFKIETVPLGLVGYRIHTAAMSSDRSQMALSLLAVTEQCIARNPQLPTFVANYARTSAHLYAFSKFAALKDWRRAATSLKHIYHHSPMLASGILFKLILSKADRAARRTLSKAWPVREQKRKNFRKFEEIDPLVPLVGGWSHFRTKALFRRLSEIDRSGECSAATSSQEA, from the coding sequence GTGACGGAGATGGATATGTCAACGATGTCCGGGATCCGGGTGGCCGTCGTGATCCCCGCCTATAACGCCAGAGACTACCTTGCCCAGACGCTCCAGTCCGTCAGCGGCCAGACCCACAAGGCGCTGGAGATCGTCATCGTCGACGACGGCTCGACGGACGAGACAGCCGCGATCTGTCGCCATTTTGCCTCAAGTGATCCAAGGATCCGGATTGTCTCGACTGAAAACCGTGGCGTCGCCGCGGCCCGCAACACCGGGATTGAAGCATCGAAATCCGACTATATCGCCTTCCTCGATGCCGACGACCTATGGCATCCGACCTATATCGAAAGAATGCTTTCGGCTCTCCATCCCCTGCCGGACACTTGGGGGGCGGTCTATGCTCTTCACCGTCTCATCGATCCCGAGGGATATTGCACCAGATCCGGTTCGTCACTGAACGCCAGGGACACCATTTTCACCCGTCATCTCGTATTCCGCTTCGTCGGCAATGGCAGCGGCTTCATGATTCGCCGCGCTGTCATTGAGAAGATCGGTGGCTACGATTCAAGTTATGCCAGGCAGGGTATCGGAGGATGCGAGGATTTCGACTTCGAACTTCGTACAGCCGAGCATTTCAAGATTGAGACGGTGCCGTTGGGTCTAGTGGGATATCGTATTCATACAGCAGCCATGTCTTCCGACAGGTCGCAAATGGCGCTATCGCTTCTGGCTGTGACCGAGCAATGTATCGCCCGCAATCCACAGCTTCCGACTTTTGTCGCCAATTACGCCCGCACGTCGGCGCATCTTTATGCATTTTCAAAATTTGCCGCTTTGAAAGATTGGCGCCGCGCCGCGACCTCGCTCAAGCACATTTATCATCATAGCCCAATGCTTGCTTCCGGCATCCTATTCAAATTGATCCTTTCAAAAGCCGACAGAGCCGCACGCAGAACATTGTCCAAAGCCTGGCCGGTCAGGGAACAAAAGAGAAAGAATTTCAGGAAATTCGAGGAGATAGACCCGCTTGTCCCATTGGTTGGGGGTTGGTCACACTTTAGGACGAAGGCATTGTTCAGGCGCTTGTCGGAGATCGATCGGTCCGGCGAATGCTCTGCTGCGACCTCGTCGCAGGAGGCTTGA